A portion of the Natronococcus sp. AD-5 genome contains these proteins:
- the dgoD gene encoding galactonate dehydratase translates to MRITDYELFEVPPRWLFLKLTTSDGTIGWGEPVVEGRAKTVRTAVEELLENYLLGEDPSAIEDHWQAMYRGGFYRGGPVLMSAIAGVDQALWDIKGKRFDAPVYDLLGGKARDRVRVYQWIGGDRPADVGDAAREKVDAGFTALKMNATAELRSVDNPRAVEEAVDRIAAVREAVGSEVDVGVDFHGRVSKPMARRLARALEPYDPFFVEEPVLPEHNDALPDIRAATTIPIATGERMYSRWDFKEVFESNAVDVIQPDLSHAGGITEVNKIASMAEAYDVAMAPHCPLGPIALASCIQVDACSPNALIQEQSLDIHYNETSDVLDYLADPSVFEYRDGYVDLPDGPGLGIDVDEESVRAQAGGVDWHNPVWRHDDGGVAEW, encoded by the coding sequence ATGCGAATTACCGATTACGAACTGTTCGAAGTCCCGCCCCGCTGGCTCTTTCTCAAGCTGACGACGAGCGACGGCACCATCGGCTGGGGTGAGCCGGTCGTCGAAGGGCGCGCGAAGACCGTCAGGACGGCGGTGGAGGAACTGCTCGAGAACTACCTGCTCGGCGAGGATCCGAGCGCCATCGAGGATCACTGGCAGGCGATGTACCGCGGCGGCTTCTACCGCGGCGGACCGGTCCTCATGTCGGCCATCGCGGGCGTCGACCAGGCGCTGTGGGACATCAAGGGCAAGCGCTTCGACGCGCCGGTCTACGACCTCCTCGGCGGCAAGGCCCGCGATCGCGTGCGCGTGTACCAGTGGATCGGCGGCGACCGACCCGCCGACGTCGGCGACGCGGCCCGCGAGAAGGTCGACGCCGGGTTCACCGCCCTCAAGATGAACGCCACCGCGGAGTTGCGATCGGTCGATAACCCGCGAGCCGTCGAGGAGGCGGTCGACCGGATCGCCGCCGTCCGGGAGGCCGTCGGGAGCGAGGTCGACGTCGGCGTCGACTTCCACGGCCGCGTCTCGAAGCCGATGGCCCGCCGACTGGCGCGCGCGCTCGAGCCGTACGATCCGTTCTTCGTCGAGGAACCCGTCCTCCCCGAGCACAACGACGCGCTGCCGGACATCCGCGCCGCGACGACGATCCCGATCGCGACGGGCGAGCGGATGTACTCCCGGTGGGACTTCAAGGAGGTCTTCGAGTCGAACGCTGTCGACGTGATCCAGCCCGACCTGTCGCACGCGGGCGGGATCACCGAGGTGAACAAGATCGCGTCGATGGCCGAGGCGTACGACGTGGCGATGGCGCCGCACTGTCCGCTGGGGCCGATCGCGCTGGCCTCGTGCATCCAGGTCGACGCCTGCTCGCCGAACGCGTTGATCCAGGAGCAGAGCCTGGACATCCACTACAACGAGACCAGCGACGTGCTCGACTACCTCGCCGACCCCTCGGTGTTCGAGTACCGCGACGGCTACGTCGACCTCCCCGACGGCCCGGGACTCGGCATCGACGTCGACGAGGAGTCCGTGAGAGCGCAGGCCGGCGGCGTCGACTGGCACAATCCCGTGTGGCGCCACGACGACGGCGGCGTCGCCGAGTGGTAA
- a CDS encoding bifunctional 4-hydroxy-2-oxoglutarate aldolase/2-dehydro-3-deoxy-phosphogluconate aldolase, with product MEFTHQVERRIVDSGIVAVLRGIEAERIVPVARAIHEGGVGAIEITANDPRVREKVAAVDDELSDTDAVVGAGTVLDEPTAQSVIDAGAEFVLSPDVNPDVVTTCNRHGVLSVPGVMTPTEAVTAIDAGADVLKMFPATTVGPDHIGALQGPLGEISILPTGGVSLENVGEFFEAGAAAVGVGSALVDYEAIAAGDMDRVQETAEAFVEAVEDARE from the coding sequence ATGGAATTCACTCACCAGGTCGAACGACGGATCGTCGACAGCGGAATCGTCGCAGTGCTTCGCGGAATCGAGGCCGAACGGATCGTTCCGGTCGCTCGCGCGATCCACGAGGGTGGCGTCGGTGCGATCGAAATCACGGCGAACGATCCGCGGGTCCGCGAGAAGGTCGCGGCGGTCGACGACGAGCTTTCGGACACCGACGCCGTCGTCGGTGCCGGGACCGTCCTCGACGAGCCGACGGCGCAGTCGGTGATCGACGCCGGCGCCGAGTTCGTGCTGTCGCCCGACGTGAACCCCGACGTCGTCACGACGTGCAATCGCCACGGCGTGCTCTCCGTACCGGGCGTGATGACGCCGACGGAGGCGGTCACCGCGATCGACGCCGGCGCGGACGTTCTCAAGATGTTTCCCGCGACCACCGTCGGTCCGGATCACATCGGCGCGCTACAGGGCCCGCTCGGCGAGATCTCGATCCTCCCGACCGGCGGCGTTTCGCTCGAGAACGTCGGCGAGTTCTTCGAAGCGGGCGCAGCCGCCGTCGGCGTCGGCAGCGCGCTCGTCGACTACGAGGCAATCGCCGCCGGGGACATGGATCGAGTTCAGGAGACGGCCGAGGCGTTCGTCGAGGCCGTCGAGGACGCGAGAGAATAA